One Roseimaritima multifibrata DNA window includes the following coding sequences:
- a CDS encoding polyprenyl synthetase family protein, translating to MVPETLTEREALRQRCNEVAAKLDKAVPLNKDQMEQVARRTLEDAGLPEGYLGWAMVMLSSAFWKDAVAATEPSRRLFLLPHCLKHAEGCPADYDQFGMDCKRCGACSIADFRSEAEAQGYRVLVAEGSPVVMKIIVSGYVDAIVGVACLNVLEKAIDKILLAGIPCMAVPLLSSDCRNTSVDEPWVADMIRTEYRPAVAKTRSYVHLMRAAADLFTPDTLTRIVPPQRSKDPIVIPDGDSPLAGIDPIAATEAIAYDFLSRGGKHSRPFITLAAYDALSGDRCTGPEGAEATTEISDSVRRAAMSIESFHKASLVHDDIQDDDSFRYGQPALHHRHGLATAINVGDYLIGMGYRLVSREAASLGADTAADLLDNLAAAHMRLSEGQGAELIWRDSLDKRLKPIDALKVYALKTSPAFEAALYSGIRMAGDATEYVDAIRTFSRNMGVAFQILNDLGDWNGDSDNKLIAGGDVLGGRPTILWALALEALDPAGQEELLATVAKDSTLSAGERIATVRRLYRSSGAFDAAARLVDKHQARAEQVADGLESEPLRRLFYFLVDTVLERPSEPTTPDIPLTNISTLGTV from the coding sequence GGCTGGGCCATGGTGATGTTAAGCTCGGCGTTCTGGAAAGACGCTGTTGCGGCAACGGAGCCTTCTCGCCGGTTGTTTCTGCTGCCCCACTGCTTGAAACATGCGGAAGGCTGTCCGGCGGATTACGATCAATTCGGAATGGACTGCAAACGCTGCGGTGCCTGCTCGATCGCCGATTTTCGTAGTGAAGCGGAAGCCCAAGGATATCGCGTCTTGGTGGCCGAGGGCTCGCCCGTCGTGATGAAAATTATTGTCAGCGGGTACGTCGACGCGATTGTCGGTGTGGCCTGCTTGAACGTGCTGGAAAAAGCGATCGACAAAATCTTGTTGGCAGGTATTCCCTGCATGGCGGTTCCCCTGCTAAGCAGCGACTGTCGCAATACCAGTGTGGATGAACCCTGGGTCGCAGACATGATCCGGACGGAGTACCGTCCCGCAGTCGCCAAGACTCGCTCTTATGTGCATCTGATGCGGGCTGCCGCCGATCTTTTTACTCCCGATACGTTGACGCGTATCGTCCCGCCGCAACGATCAAAAGATCCGATTGTGATTCCCGATGGGGATTCGCCATTGGCCGGGATCGATCCGATCGCGGCGACAGAAGCGATCGCTTACGATTTTCTTTCCCGCGGCGGAAAGCACTCCCGTCCGTTTATTACGCTTGCCGCGTACGATGCATTAAGCGGAGACCGTTGCACCGGGCCTGAGGGGGCTGAAGCGACGACGGAGATTTCCGATAGCGTTCGCCGGGCGGCAATGTCGATCGAAAGCTTCCACAAAGCCAGCTTGGTTCATGATGACATCCAAGACGATGATAGTTTCCGGTATGGACAACCGGCCCTGCATCATCGCCACGGTTTGGCGACCGCGATTAACGTTGGAGACTACTTGATCGGCATGGGCTACCGATTGGTCAGCCGAGAAGCTGCCAGCTTGGGCGCCGACACCGCGGCCGATCTGCTTGATAATCTGGCGGCTGCTCACATGCGGCTTTCAGAAGGGCAGGGGGCCGAATTGATTTGGCGAGACTCGTTGGATAAACGTTTGAAGCCGATTGACGCACTGAAGGTCTACGCACTGAAAACCTCTCCTGCTTTTGAAGCGGCCCTCTACAGCGGAATCCGAATGGCGGGTGACGCGACGGAATATGTGGACGCCATTCGAACCTTTAGCAGGAATATGGGAGTCGCGTTTCAGATCCTAAATGATCTGGGGGACTGGAACGGCGATAGCGATAACAAACTGATCGCCGGCGGAGACGTTTTGGGCGGCCGACCGACCATCCTGTGGGCACTGGCACTCGAAGCCCTCGATCCTGCGGGTCAGGAAGAACTGCTGGCAACGGTTGCCAAGGATTCGACTCTTAGTGCGGGTGAACGGATTGCGACCGTGCGTCGACTGTATCGCTCCTCCGGAGCATTTGATGCGGCGGCTCGGTTGGTCGACAAGCATCAGGCTCGCGCTGAACAGGTCGCCGACGGACTGGAAAGTGAACCGCTGCGAAGACTGTTTTACTTCCTGGTCGATACCGTTCTCGAACGGCCTAGCGAACCTACTACGCCCGACATTCCGCTGACCAATATCAGCACGCTTGGCACTGTCTAA